The sequence below is a genomic window from Sphingobium sp. EP60837.
ACGCACCGCCAACAAGGCGGAAAAGTGTGCACCGACCATCGCGGTGGAAGGCGCGCGCGGCATTGGTCTGCGCTCCTACTGGATCGCCGAACTGGTCGATCCGTTGGCCGCGCTCAAGCACTACAAGCAGGCGCAGCCGGAAGCGCTGAAGGCCTGGCTGCTCGACCAAGCGCAGAAGGACGCCAACGCAGGCAAGCGCGCAATCCCCGGCTTTGCAATCAATGAAGATCGGGAGGGCGGCATGAACATGTTCGATGCCTGTCCCGCCCATTCCCCCGGTGACGCTGTTCACTGGCGCGCGCAGACCCTCAAGGGCGATGGCACCGCTGCTATGGCGCTGGCCTATATCGATGCGCGCGATGTGATGCGGCGCTTGGATGAAGTCTGCGGCCCTGATGGCTGGTCGGACAGCTACACCGAAACGGCCAAGGGCCGGTTGCTCTGCACCATCTCCATCAAGTGCGGGGATGCCTGGATCAGCAAGTCCGATGGCGCGGGCGATACCGATGTGGAAGGTGAAAAGGGGGCCATCTCCGACGCCTTCAAGCGCGCCGCCGTCAAGTGGGGCGTTGGCCGCTATCTCTATGACATGGATGCCATTTGGGCTGAGTGCGAAAGCGCGGACCGCAACGGCAAGAAATACTGGAGAAAGTGGACGCCGCGCGGGCTCGCGCAGTTGAAGGGTGCAGCCGGTAGCGCCGTCGCCCCGTCCAGCCCCGGCAGGACCAGCTTGTCACCGAGGAGCAGTTGATGCGCCTCCAGAACGCCGCCGATGATGTGCAGGCCGACTTGCAAGCCTTCTGCAAATTCATGGGCGTCACCAGCCTCAAGACCATCCCGCAATCGCGTTTCGACGACGCGATGGCCGCTCTCCACAAGAAGAAGAAAGCAGCAGCATGACACAGATTGTCACCCTCGCAGGCACCACCGGGCGCGATGCCCAATACAAGACGACGCAGCGCGGGGACGGGCTCTGCTCCTTCTCAGTCGCGGTCAACACTGGCTACGGCGAGAACAAGCAGACGACCTGGTGGGATGTGACCCGCTGGGGCAAGGGCGCCGACAAGTTGGGCCGAACTGCTGCCCAAGGGCTCGAAGGTAACGGTCGTCGGTGAAGTCTCGACCCGCGAGCATGACGGCAAGACCTATCTCCAGTGCCGCGCCGACCATGTGACACTGCAAGGCGGCCGCACGGACGGCAAGACGGGTGGGGCGCAGCGGGAGGCTGTTTACGAGCGCAGCGGGGTCAACGCCGCCGATGACCTCGATGACGATAATGTTCCATTTTAGGTTGCGGAGGGAAACTTAAATGCTCACCCGCTCCGCATTCGCCCCGCGCAAGAAGAACAGCCACAAAGCTGATTTCCAACTGCGCGCGCCCAGCTTCCTGCAATGGCTTCGCGGCCGCAACTGCCTGCTGTGTGACAAGGGCGGCTGCGAGGGCAAGATCGAAGCCGCGCACGTGGATTATGCGGGCGGGAAGGGCATGGCTCTTAAGGTAGCCGACCGTTTCGCAGTTCCGCTTTGCGCGGGCCACCATCGATCGCAGCATGCCTGGGGCTGGAAGACGTTCGAGGCGAATTTCAAGATCGATGCGCTGGAGGCATCCAAAGCCTATTGGGCAGCATGGCCCGGCCGCCGCGCTTGGGAGGAAAGCCGGTCATGAGCGGGCAGACCGTCATCCCTCAACAGCGCCTTCAAGCGCGCACAGGCTCATCGGCTGATCGAACAGGCACCCGCTGGCGCAATCCTCAACATCAAGGAGGCCAAGCGCACGCAGGACCAGAACGCTCTCATGTGGAGCCTCTTGAGCCAGATCAGCCGCGCCAAGCCGGACGGGCGGGTTCTTGATACCGACACATGGAAGGCGCTGTTCATGCACTCAGCCGGGTTCAAGTGCACCTTTGAGCCGACGCTGGACGGGCAGGGCGTTGTACCGCTTGGCTACAAGTCCTCGCGCCTTCGCAAAGCCGAATTTTCCGACCTGATCGAAGCGATTTTCAGCTTCGCCGCCGAGAAGGGCATTCCCCTCTCGGATGAGATCAGCACCGCAGCATAGCAAGTTCAACAGGGAGCCGGGGAGGCTAACAACCTCCCCGGTGGATAGGATGAAATACATACCCAAGCCCCGCGCCGCCAAGACACCGGCAGTCCGCGAGAACCCTCTCAAGAAGCCCGGTCATTGGGAAATGAAGAACGGGGAATTTGTCAGGGTGATGGAAAGGGCAGGCGCATGAGTGGTCTTCTTCCCTGCCCGTTCTGCGGCGGCGAAGCCAGCGATGGTGGATGGACCCGCTATTCCAAGCCGCTGCATGATGCGAACTGGGCGGACGGCTCCCCTATCACGGAAGCCTTCTATGTGAACTGCATCAGTTGCAGCGCCTCCAATCGATCAACGCTTTCAGGCGGCTTCCAGACCAAGGAACGGGCGGTGACACACTGGAACACTCGCGCCGCGATAGGGATGGAAGCGGGAACCGGCGAGACCGAAGGGCTCGACCCGAAGGGCGACAGCCCGGACCCGAAGGGTATCGCCATGAATGCAGGGCATTCCACCCCCGGCGATGCAGAGGTGAGGAAGGCGCTGGAGATGGCGCAGGAAATCCGAGACCTGTTGCTGGAGCGCATTCAGGGAAGCCCGGCCCGGTCGGCGGCGCACAACGCACGTGTCCGGACTGAAAGCCTGATTGCCCATCTTTCTTCCATCGCCCCCACACAGATGGAGATTTGTCCTGATTGCTCAGGGGCAGGTGGCGACAATAATGTTTGGGTATGCTCTCGCTGCAACGGCTCCGGAGGTCTCGCCACCCCGTCAGGGCGCGCACAAGGGGAGGTGGTCGCGTGGCTCTACGAAACTGAGCAAGGCGATAAGGAATTACTCTTGGATGGCAGGATCGAAACTGCTCGTCGGCTTCTTGAAGCGGGGTACACCGAAACACCCCTCTACGCCGCACCGCCCGCACAGGATCAGGGGGAAGGCGAACCCAAGTCATCATTCCCTCCTGTGCCATCCGGGAAGCCGCCACATGGAGTTTACGGCTGATGACCCACGATCAAATCAAGTTGCTTGAGGACAAGCTGAACCTTTGGCGCGAGGCGTCCAAGACGGGCGCGCTTGATCTGCGCGATTACAACCGCCGTTGTGCCGAGGCTCTTGAGCAGTGCCTATACGAAGCAAACGAGGACCGCCCATGACCACCACCGAAGCAGCCCTGCGTGAGGCTCTGGAGAAGGCGCAGGATCACGTTTGCATGGCCTATTGCCACTTCGATGACCCGTCGAGAGAGGCAACTCGGCATCAGCCTATATGCGATGAACTTCGCGCCGCCCTCTCCCAACCCTCGCCAGCATCCTCTACTGCGCAGGAGGCGGATGTTCTGCCGATCGACATCGCTTTCGCAGAAGACATTTGCGCGATTGGCGGCGACTTTGGTGCGTTTCCGTCATGGAAAGTAGCGCAGATGGCAGCAAAGCATCGACTGTCTGCCGCCCTATCCTCCCCCTCGGGTGAGCCTGCATCGGTAGCGGCGATCCGCCAGATACCTTACGACCCGAACGACGACTATATCGAAGTCCGCCGCGATGAACGGGAACGGATTGTCGCCTCCCTTCACTCCAAGCCCGTGCCGGTCGAGGATGGCAGCCTTTGCGCCATGATAGGTGAGTTGGGAAACCAGCTTCACAATCTAGGTTGCGAGCATCAGGGTGACGAGGCCCTATCAAGCCGCTTGGAAGAATTGCGCTCCGAGGCGTGGAGGATAGCTCGCCTTTCATCGCCTGCATCGGTAGCGGTGGAGGCGAAACCGTTCGCGTGGTACTCACCAGTGAGGGGCTTCTTCCAAGACGAGCGCATTGCTGCACAATTTGCCGATGCAAAGGCGCTCTACACCCACCCTCCACTATCCAAGCCCACGCCGGTAGAAGCTGGACTGAGGGAGCGGTTGAGCCAGATCGCGAGCGGCTGCATGTTGGAAGCGGTCTATGGCGCCGAGTGGTGCGCCTTCCCCGATGTTGAGTTCCGGAAGGATCTGCGCTCCATCCTCGCCGCTCTCTCAGAAACCCTACCCGTAGAGAGGGAGGTGTAAGTGGTTGAGAAAGAAAGAGATATGGGCGCGTCCCTTCAGGACCGGGCTCTAGTGGCTTCGCCACCCGAGCCGGTTCCCGTCTCGGCCCTGACGGGTAACGATCCCTCGCGCGGCTTTCTGATAAAGCCGTTCCGCGTTTCCGTCGATGGGTTCAGCCCGCAGCTTTACTATGCCGCCTCACGCGCGCTGGCGCTGCGGGATGCCTGGTGGGGTTATCGCAACTATCGCGAAGTCACGTTCAAGGAATGGCTACGCATGGCGCGGTGCTGGCGCGAGGATGAGATCGGCGACCAGTTCGGCGCTCCGATCACGGTATGCGGCAAGCCAGCTTTCTTCGTCACGCACAACAACCAATATGTGCAGTTCTCGCGCCCCGGTGGCACGGAATATTTCAACGCGCACCCGTTTGATGTGGAGCCTGCCGAGTTCCGCCCTTGGACATACCGCCGCGATAGCGATGCCGTGCTGGCACGAAGACCCGAAGGGGCTGAGCCGCGTAGCGGTGGCAGCGCGGGCCCACAGGGCATCGCCCGAAAGGATCAGCCATGACCCCCCGTTGTGCAATGTGCTCTGCCACAGGCGAAATAGATTACGGCCTTATGTGCGCCACCTGTCGCAAGCAGGATGAGGCTTTCACCAAAGGGCGGGAACCCATCGACACAGCCTTGGCCGGTGAGGGGAAGGACAGGTAATGACCCGCCTAATGACCGCCGAACAGATTGCCGCCGACTTCGGCTTGCCGTCTCCCCGCACCGTTCGCACCATGCGCGCGAGGGGCTTGCCCGCTGTCAGGTTGGGCAAGGCATATCTATACGAACATGATGATGTGGTCGCGTTCATCCAGAGCGCAAAGGAAGTGACATGCCAAGACCGAATCGCGGGGCCTACCTCAAGTGGATCGAGGAGAGGGGCTGCTTCTATATCCAGTGGTATGAGCAGGGACGCCCACGAAAGCGCTCGACTGGCTTTGCAGATGTGCGGGACGCCGAGCAAGCCCTCTCGCAATTCATCTTCGAACGACAGCGTGAGCGAGTTTCCGGGCCGCGCGAACCGGGGCAACTGCTAGTCACCGACGCGCTCGCCTATTATGTCGAGCATCATGCCGACACCGCCGCCGATCCGGTACGGATCAAGCAGGCCGTCAAGGCGCTGGTGCCCTTCTGGCTAGGCGTGCTGGTTGATGGCGTCACCAAGGGCACCTGCCAGCGATATCAAAAGGTGCGGGATAAGGCGGTCGCCACCGTGCGCCGGGAACTGACCACCCTGCGCGCCGCGATCAACTATGCCCATAGCGAAGGGCTGCTGACCCGTCCCGTTCCGGTCTGGCTTCCGGATAAGCCCGACAGCAAGGACCGCTGGCTCACCCGATCGGAAGCGGCGGCATTGCTCAACGCGGCGCGCATTGGGCGCAGCGATGTGCGCGCCTATCTGCCGCTGTTCATTGTGCTGGGCCTCTATACCGGCAAGCGCAAGCAGGCGATCCTGGATCTTCGCTGGCCGCAGGTGGACATGAAGAACAAGCTGATCGACTTCCGCAAGCGCGATGATGCGGGAGAGGTGAAGGGACAGACCAGCAAGCGGAGAGGGCGTCAGCCTATACCGAATCGGCTGATGACCTTCCTTCGCCTCGCCCACAAGCGGCGGCATGGTGATCTGGGCTATGTCATCCACGACAAGGGCCAGCGCATCCTCGATATTGGCGACGGCAAGAGCGGCAGCTTCGGCACGGCCTGCAAGCGCGCCGAGCTATCGGGCGTCACTCCGCATACGCTGCGCCACACCTGCGGCACCTGGCTCGCACAGAAAGGCGTGCCGCTGTTCCAGATCGGGGGCTGGCTGGACCATTCAGATAGCCGAACGACAGAGCTTTACGCGCATCACCACCCGGATTTTCAGGGCGAGGCGCTGGAGGCCATGAACCGGCGCAAGTGACGTAGCTTACACATTACCGCACACAATTTTGGCCGAAGCCAAAAAAGGAGCAGCTAAGTTGTTGAAAAATGGCGCACCCAGCACGATTCGAACGTGCGGCCTTTGCCTTCGGAGGGCAACGCTCTATCCAGCTGAGCTATGGGTGCGTGTCGCTTGGTGCGAAGCGCCGCTTAGCAAAGCGCAACTGCCGACGCCAGCACCAAAATCGCGACGCTCCAATCTATTTGGTCTTCACCATCGGCTGGAACTTGCCAAGCCCGCAGCTTGCACCGCGCATCAGGTCGGGCGAACTGTAGAGGACCGTGATGATGTCCACCGAGCAAAGCTGGGACAGGCTGGTCTTGTACATAAAGCGCCGTTCGAACCCCAGGCTGGGGCAGCTGTTGGGCAAGATGTTGCGATAAACCTTGTTGCCATTCAGGATGAAGTCGATCGTGCGATCGTCGCGAACATCGGTTTGACGGATGTTGTTGATCTGAACGCAATCAACCGGCTTTCCCGCAGCAACCAGATTGTCGGGCCGCGTCTTCGCTGCGGCTGGCGCGACCAGCGACATAAGCGCCACGGCCACGCCCAGGCGAACGGCCGGGGAAGCAGGGACGAACATGCTTGTCTCTCCTCATTATCGTCACGAGTAACACGTCACCAAATGGCGCGTTCCGTCCCTGCGTTTAGCACAGCTTGGCTGAACCGCTCGATAATGGCGTAGGCGTCAGGCAGCGGCGCGGACTTCCTTCGGAGCGGGCGTTTTTGGCTTGTAGCGGCAAAGGTCGGCAACAATGCAGCGCCAGCATTCCGGCCGCCGTGCCTTGCACACATAGCGGCCGTGGAGGATCAGCCAATGATGCGCGTCGCGGCGGAATGGCCCTGGGACGCGCTTCTCCAACTTCTGTTCCACCGCCAGGGGTGTCTTGCCGGGGGCAAGACCAGTGCGGTTGCCGACGCGGAAGATATGGGTATCCACGGCGAAAGTTTCATGACCGAACGCGGTGTTCATGACGACGTTGGCGGTCTTCCGGCCGACGCCGGGCAGGGTGGTCAATATGTCGCGATCTTGCGGAACTTCGCCGGCAAAGTCGCGCACCAATATCTCCGACAGGGCGATGACATTCTTCGCCTTGGCATTGAAGAGGCCGATGGTCTTGATATGCGCCTTCAAGCCCTCCTCACCAAGTTCCACCATCTGCGCGGGGGTTTCCACGTCCCGGAACAGCGCACGCGTCGCCTTGTTGACGCCGACGTCCGTCGCCTGGGCGGAAAGCACGACAGCGACCAGCAGCTGATAATCATTGCCATATTCCAGCTCCGTGCGCGGAGCTGGATTGGCCTCGGCCAAGCGGCTGAAGAAGTCGAAAATCTGATCCCTTGTCATGGTCGGATCAAAGGCCGAGCACGGCCTTCATGTCGTAGCGTCCCGGGGCCTGACCCAAAAGCCAGCTTGCGCCCTTCACCGCCCCGCGTGCGAAGATGATGCGGCTTTCGGCACGATGGCCTAGTTCGATCCGTTCTCCATCGGCCGCAAAGATGACCTGATGGTCGCCTGCCACCGATCCGCCGCGTAGCGCTGCAAAGCCGATTGCGCCCTGTGCCCGCGCGCCCGTGATGCCATCCCGCCCGCGCTCGCTGTGGTCGGACAAGTTGATGGCCCGCCCGCGCGCCGCCGCCTCGCCAAGCAGCAGTGCGGTGCCGGAGGGAGCATCGACCTTGTGCCGATGGTGCATCTCGACGATCTCTATGTCCCAATCGTCGCCCAGCCGGGAGGCCGCTTGCTCGACCAGCGCCGCCAGCAGGTTGACGCCGAGCGACGTATTGCCCGTCTGCAGCACCGGGATCAGCCGGGCGGCCTCGTCGATCAAGCCGTGATGAACAGGCTCAAGTCCCGTCGTGCCGATCAGGATGGGCTTCTTCGCTGCGATGCAGGCGTCCAGATGGTTCGAAAGTGCGCCCGGCACGGAAAAGTCGATCAGCACGTCGCTTTGCTCAGCCAGCGCCAGTGGGTCGGAAGTGATAGCAAGGCCGGGGAGAATCTCGCCGCTGCTCGCCCGATCCGTTCCGCCGCTGATTTTCAGCCCTGCTTCGGTCGCGACCTGGGCGATCGCGCGCCCCATCCGGCCCGCTGCTCCGAAAAGTCCAATCTTCGTCATCTCGCTGATCCCCAATTCTCGGCTTGCCCGATGCCAGAACGTCCCGCCCTTGTCATCTGGAACAAGCATGGGGAGGAGCCGTGCTTGCAGAGGACGGACGCTGCGGGATAGGGTCGGATCATGGACGACATCGCCAATATCGTGATCCTGACGGGTGCAGGCATTTCCGCCGAAAGCGGCCTCGCCACCTTCCGCGGGCCTGATGGCCTGTGGGAAGGGCATCATGTGGAAGATGTCTGCACGCCAGAGGCGCTCGCACGCAACCCTGCTCTAGTGCATCGATTCTATGATGAGCGGCGGGCCAAGCTGCATGAGGTCGAGCCCAACCCCGCGCATCAGGCGCTTGCCGCGCTCGATGCGCAGTGGCCGGGCGAGTTGCTGATCGTCACGCAGAATGTCGATGACCTGCATGAAAGAGCCGGAGCGAGGCGCCTGATCCACATGCACGGGGAATTGCGGTCGGCGCTGTGCGCAGCTTGCGGCAGGGCAGCGCCTTGGCCCGATCCGTTGCCCCCCAGCACGAAATGCACCGGTTGCGGCCAACCGAGCCTGCGTCCCGACATCGTCTTCTTCGGCGAGATGCCGTATGAGATGGAAGCGATAGATCATGCGCTCCGGCGCGCCGATCTGTTCGTGTCGATTGGCACCTCCGGCGCCGTCTATCCTGCTGCGGGCTTTGTCCAGACCGCACGCCACGCGGGCGCCCGGACGTTGGAACTCAATCTGGAGCCGTCCGCTGGAAGCTTCTATTTCGAGGAAAGCCGGATCGGACCGGCGAGCCAACTTGTGCCCGCCCTCGTCCGAGATTTGCTGAGCTAGTTGCCGCTATTCGCCCGAGCCGGGAGGTCACGGTAGAGCAGCATGACCGATCCGTCCTCGCCGTCCACAATCCTGACCGGCAGGCGGGATTGGAGAGCCGACAGGAATTTGCCGCTGTCGGCGATATGGAACTGGCCGCCGATGCGTAGTGATGACACCCGCGGATCGCCGATCAGGATGGGCGCGGCGCGGTAGCGGTTGAATTCGCCCGCCGCCTGTTCGATCGTCTCGCCTTCCAGATGGACCAGTTTGCGGCGCCAGGCGGTGCGTTGGCGTATCACTCTTGGGTCCAGGTGAGTCAGGACCAGGCTGCGCGGTTGCAGCACTGCGCCGTTACCAGCGGAAACACGACGGGGTGAGTGATTGCCGCAGCGGACTGTGACAGCACCCTGAGTCACGGTCAGCTCAATAAGCGCAGGGCGCAGGCGCAGGTTAAAGCTGGTGCCGATCGTGCGGACCAAGGCTGACCGCGCTTCAACCTCGAAAGCGCGCTGCGGGTCATGTGTCACATCGAACGACGCCTCGCCTTTCAGCAGGCGGACCTTGCGGCCATTTTTCGTGAAGCGCACCTCTGCGGCGCTGTCACTGTTGAGATGAAGGCGCGATCCGTCCGCCAAGGCGATTGTGCGGATCTCACCGATTCGCGTTTCATACCGATCGACGTCGTTGAACGTCTGCACCGTGACGATGGCCGCGAGAATGAACAGGACAAGCGCCACCGCAGCGGCGATCATGATGTTGCGCGACAGGCGGCGCTGCTGTTCTTCGCTGACGATTTCCGCCATCGGCGGCAACGTGACCTCGGCGGCCGCGCTTTTCAGCCGCTCGGCGGCTTCCCATGCAGCTTCGGCACGGGCGAAGGCGACGGCATGGCGCGGGTCAGCTTCGACCCAGGCGCAAAGCGCTGCTTCGTCTTCTGGCGAGGGGTCGCTGTTAAGCCTGGCCAGCAGGCGCGCGGCTTCCGCCTCGATCTCGTCCCTGCTGCTTGATCCTGGCCCCGACGCTTGCACGTTCGAAATCCGTTTCCTCACGTTCTGCCCAAGCCCGCATAACTATAGCGATGGCTTTGGCCAGATGTTTTTCAACTGTAGAAACGGACAGGGACATCTCCGCCGCTATTTCCAGCATCGATCTTTCGTGAATGCGGCGAAGAATGAAAACCCTGCGGCACTGGGTGGGCAGCGATTCGACGATGGCCTCGACCTGACGCAGCGCTTCGCGGGCATGCAACTGCGCCTCGACATTATTGTCGCCCTGCAGCAGTTCCAGATCGGCGATGGTCTCAAAGCTCACCACCTTGTTTCGCCGCGCCGTGTCGATGACGAGGTTACGGGCGATGGTGAACAGATAGGCCCGGCCAGTTGTCACATTTTCCCAGTTTTCCGTGGCATAGGCCCTGGCCATGACCTCGGCGACCATGTCGTCCAGTTCATGGGTGGAGGGAAGTATCCTGCGAAGGCGCCCGCGCAGTGCGGCTTCCTGTGGCAAGATGACAGTCTTGAACCAATCCAGTTTGGCGCGAACTCGATGCACGTTGACCCCCTTGATGTCAGCCGCGCCTCTCCCGCTTTCTTTTATTTGTCATAGTTCAATCATGCTTGCAGGGGGCTGTCCAGCGCGCGCCACGCGATCTCGATCAACCAGCGAAAAAAACTTTTCGCTGTTGCAGAAAAACTGTGGGGCATAGCGTCAGTCTGGCGGCAGTTCGGGGATCGAACGGTCCGGCTGATCATAATCAGGCTGGTTCGGAACGAATCCGGGAGGTTCTCCGCCTGGCGTTTCGTCGGGCGTGCTAGGGGGAGGGGATTCCGGCGGCGATTGCGGTTGGATCGTGTCCGGAGGCGGAACGCCGATAGGTTCTGGATCGGGCTGCGTGGCCATGCGTCTCTCCTTTATGACAGGGCTACGCGCGGCCCTTGCATGGGTTCCCGCAACACTTATCCACAATTGCTTGCCTCCCCGGATGCTTTTCTCTATGCCGCGCCGACCGGCGGCCGATGCGGGCGTGGCGAAACTGGTAGACGCGCCAGATTTAGGTTCTGGTATCGCAAGATGTGGGGGTTCGAGTCCCTTCGCCCGCACCAGTGCGCCAGGCCCAAATCATGTCAGGCGCCACCTGAATTCAGCTGAAGAAAGCGTTTGAGAGAAGAGATGCAGACTGTCGAGACGTTGAACGAGGGCCTGAAGCGCGCCTACACCGTGACCATCACGTCGAAGGACATCGACGCCCGCGTCGAAAAGGAAGTGGCATCGATCGCGCCGCAGGTGCGCATGCCCGGCTTCCGCCCTGGCAAGGTTCCCGCCAACCTCGTCAAGAAGATGCACGGTGAGTCGCTGCAGCGCGATGCGCTCAACAACTCGATCCAGGAAAGCATCCAGAAGCTGATCGCCGATAACAAGCTGCGTCCGGCGATGCAGCCTTCCGTCGAGCTCGACGAAGGTTTCGAATTTGGCAAGGACGCCGAAGTGAAGGTCGCATTGGAAGTGCTGCCCGAAATCGCGGCTCCCAGCATTGAAGGTCTGAAGCTGGAACGCCTGACCGTAGAGGTCGCCGAATCGCAGGTTGATGAAGCTGCGGGCCGTATCGCGACCCAACAGGGCGCTCTGGAAGAGCATCCCGCCAGCCACAAGGCCAAGGACGGCGATACCCTGACCATCGATTTCGTCGGCAAGATCGACGGCGAAGCCTTTGAAGGTGGTTCGGCCGAAGATGTGAAGCTGAAGATCGGTTCGGGCCAGTTCATCCCCGGCTTTGAAGAGCAGCTGACCGGCGTCAGGAAGGGCGAAGAGAAGACGATCACCGTCACCTTCCCCGAGGATTATGGCGCCGCGCACCTCGCTGGCAAGGCTGCGACCTTCGACGTCACCGTCAAGTCGATCCTGAACGCCGACAAGCCCAAGCTGGACGATGATTTCGCCAAGTCGCTGGGCCTGGAAGGTCTCGACAAGCTCAAGGAGCTGCTGAAGGGCCAGATTGAGCAGGAACATAACGGCCTGACCCGCACCTATATGAAGCGCAAGCTGCTCGACCAGCTCGCCGCTGCCCATGATTTCGACGTGCCGCCGAGCATGGTGGACGCTGAATTCAACCAGATTTGGGCGCAGCTTCAGCACGAAGCGGGCCATGAGGAAGATCCGGCCGCTGCCCTCGCCGAGATGGAAGCCGAGAAGGAAGACTATCGCGCCATTGCCGTGCGTCGCGTCCGCCTCGGCCTGCTGCTTTCGGAAATCGGTCAGGCTAACGGCGTCGTCATTTCCGATCAGGAAATGAGCCGCCTCATCATGCAGGCCGCTCAGCAGTACAGCCCGCAGGATCGTGAGCGTTTCGTTCAATATGTCCGCCAGGACCCGATGGCCGCTGCCCAACTGCGCGCTCCGCTTTATGAGGACAAGGTCGTCGATTTCCTGTTCGACAAGGCCGAAGTCACCGACCGCGCCGTCAGCCGGGAAGAGCTGGAAGCCGCGATCGAGGCGGAAGATGGCGACCTGAAGCCGCACGTCCATGGTCCGGGTTGCGGCCATGATCATCACGATCATGGTGACAAGCCCAAGGCGAAGAAGGCTGCTCCAAAGAAGAAGGCGGCTGAGGCTGAAGAGGCGCCTGCTGCTGAAGCTGCCGACGAAGCGCCCGCCAAAAAGGCTCCGGCAAAGAAGGCCGCCGCCAAGAAGGAAGAGGCCGTGGCTGTTGAACCTGCCGCCGAGGAAAAGCCCAAGGCGAAGAAGGCTCCTGCCAAGAAGGCTGCTGCCAAGGCTGAATAAGGTCGTCACGGCCTGAACGGACGAGCGCCCGGCTTCGATGGAAGCGCGGGCGCTTTTCCTTTGGTGAGTGACAGACGAAATATTAATCTCGGCCGTCCATGCGAAAGGACGTTCGGCGGAAGGTGTGGGGCTGATGAAGGAATTTCCGGCAGTGGCAAGCGGGCAGGGGGTTGAAGGCCCGCGCATCGCCATCATCCTTCCCTGCTATAATGAAGCGGGAGCGATCGTGCGGACGGTGGAGGAGTTCCGCGGCGCGCTGCCAACAGCCGACATCTATGTCTTCGACAACAACAGCACGGACGGTAGCCGCGAACTCGCCGCAAACGCGGGCGCGATCGTCCGTCGCGTGGCTCAGCAGGGGAAGGGCCATGTCGTCCGCCGCATGTTCGCCGACGTGGATGCCGACATCTATGTCATGGCGGACGGAGACGCGACCTATGAGGCTGCGGCGGCGCCCCGGCTCGTCGCCGCTATGCTGGACGACAATCTGGATATGGTCGTCGGCGCGCGCAGGAGCGAGGTCGAGGAAGCCTATCGCCGTGGACACCGCTTCGGCAATTGGGCGCTCACCACCCTGCTCAAACAGCTTTTCGGCCGCAGCTTCACCGATATTTTGTCCGGCTATCGCGTCTTTTCGCGCCGCTTCGTCAAAAGCTTCCCGGTCCTCTCCGCCGGGTTCGAGATCGAAACCGAGATCAGCGTTCATGCCCTTGAACTCGCCATGCCGGTGGCCGAGGTCATGACTGCCTATGGCGCGCGGCCGGAAGGATCGGTCAGCAAGCTTTCCACCTATCGCGATGGGTGGCGTATCTTGCGGACCATCTTCACGCTCTTCCGGATCGAAAAGCCCATCCTCTTCTTTGGCATCATCGCCGTGCT
It includes:
- the nth gene encoding endonuclease III; translation: MTRDQIFDFFSRLAEANPAPRTELEYGNDYQLLVAVVLSAQATDVGVNKATRALFRDVETPAQMVELGEEGLKAHIKTIGLFNAKAKNVIALSEILVRDFAGEVPQDRDILTTLPGVGRKTANVVMNTAFGHETFAVDTHIFRVGNRTGLAPGKTPLAVEQKLEKRVPGPFRRDAHHWLILHGRYVCKARRPECWRCIVADLCRYKPKTPAPKEVRAAA
- a CDS encoding NAD-dependent deacylase, producing the protein MDDIANIVILTGAGISAESGLATFRGPDGLWEGHHVEDVCTPEALARNPALVHRFYDERRAKLHEVEPNPAHQALAALDAQWPGELLIVTQNVDDLHERAGARRLIHMHGELRSALCAACGRAAPWPDPLPPSTKCTGCGQPSLRPDIVFFGEMPYEMEAIDHALRRADLFVSIGTSGAVYPAAGFVQTARHAGARTLELNLEPSAGSFYFEESRIGPASQLVPALVRDLLS
- a CDS encoding single-stranded DNA-binding protein — encoded protein: MTQIVTLAGTTGRDAQYKTTQRGDGLCSFSVAVNTGYGENKQTTWWDVTRWGKGADKLGRTAAQGLEGNGRR
- the dapB gene encoding 4-hydroxy-tetrahydrodipicolinate reductase; the protein is MTKIGLFGAAGRMGRAIAQVATEAGLKISGGTDRASSGEILPGLAITSDPLALAEQSDVLIDFSVPGALSNHLDACIAAKKPILIGTTGLEPVHHGLIDEAARLIPVLQTGNTSLGVNLLAALVEQAASRLGDDWDIEIVEMHHRHKVDAPSGTALLLGEAAARGRAINLSDHSERGRDGITGARAQGAIGFAALRGGSVAGDHQVIFAADGERIELGHRAESRIIFARGAVKGASWLLGQAPGRYDMKAVLGL
- a CDS encoding site-specific integrase, which produces MPRPNRGAYLKWIEERGCFYIQWYEQGRPRKRSTGFADVRDAEQALSQFIFERQRERVSGPREPGQLLVTDALAYYVEHHADTAADPVRIKQAVKALVPFWLGVLVDGVTKGTCQRYQKVRDKAVATVRRELTTLRAAINYAHSEGLLTRPVPVWLPDKPDSKDRWLTRSEAAALLNAARIGRSDVRAYLPLFIVLGLYTGKRKQAILDLRWPQVDMKNKLIDFRKRDDAGEVKGQTSKRRGRQPIPNRLMTFLRLAHKRRHGDLGYVIHDKGQRILDIGDGKSGSFGTACKRAELSGVTPHTLRHTCGTWLAQKGVPLFQIGGWLDHSDSRTTELYAHHHPDFQGEALEAMNRRK
- a CDS encoding Lar family restriction alleviation protein, translated to MSGLLPCPFCGGEASDGGWTRYSKPLHDANWADGSPITEAFYVNCISCSASNRSTLSGGFQTKERAVTHWNTRAAIGMEAGTGETEGLDPKGDSPDPKGIAMNAGHSTPGDAEVRKALEMAQEIRDLLLERIQGSPARSAAHNARVRTESLIAHLSSIAPTQMEICPDCSGAGGDNNVWVCSRCNGSGGLATPSGRAQGEVVAWLYETEQGDKELLLDGRIETARRLLEAGYTETPLYAAPPAQDQGEGEPKSSFPPVPSGKPPHGVYG
- a CDS encoding FecR family protein, with translation MQASGPGSSSRDEIEAEAARLLARLNSDPSPEDEAALCAWVEADPRHAVAFARAEAAWEAAERLKSAAAEVTLPPMAEIVSEEQQRRLSRNIMIAAAVALVLFILAAIVTVQTFNDVDRYETRIGEIRTIALADGSRLHLNSDSAAEVRFTKNGRKVRLLKGEASFDVTHDPQRAFEVEARSALVRTIGTSFNLRLRPALIELTVTQGAVTVRCGNHSPRRVSAGNGAVLQPRSLVLTHLDPRVIRQRTAWRRKLVHLEGETIEQAAGEFNRYRAAPILIGDPRVSSLRIGGQFHIADSGKFLSALQSRLPVRIVDGEDGSVMLLYRDLPARANSGN
- a CDS encoding DUF968 domain-containing protein; translation: MLTRSAFAPRKKNSHKADFQLRAPSFLQWLRGRNCLLCDKGGCEGKIEAAHVDYAGGKGMALKVADRFAVPLCAGHHRSQHAWGWKTFEANFKIDALEASKAYWAAWPGRRAWEESRS